The nucleotide window CAGGTACCAGCGCCAGCACCTGCGGCACCTGCCACGGCCAGGGCGTGGTGCAGATGCGCCAGGGCTTCTTCAGCGTGCAGCAGACCTGCCCGCATTGCCGCGGCACCGGCAAGTTGATCAAGGACCCTTGTGGCGTGTGCCATGGGCAAGGCAAGGTCAAGAACCAAAAGACGCTGGAGGTGAAAATTCCCGCCGGCATCGACGACGGCATGCGCATCCGCTCGGCCGGCAACGGCGAGCCGGGCACCAATGGCGGGCCGCCGGGCGATCTATTCATCGAGATTCGCTTGAAAAAACACGCCATCTTCGAACGCGACGGCGACGATCTGCACTGCGTGGTGCCGATCAGCTTTGCCGCCGCCGCGCTGGGCGGCGAAATCGAGGTGCCCACTCTCAACGGCAAGGCGGCCATCGACATTCCCGACGGCACGCAGGCCGGCAAGCAATTCCGCCTGCGCGGCAAGGGCATCAAGGGCGTGCGCGGCAGCTATCCGGGCGACCTGTATTGCCACATCAGCCTGGAGACGCCGGTCAAGCTCACCGAGCACCAGCGCAAGCTGTTGAAGGAATTCGACGAATCGCTGAAAAAAGGCGGCGCCAAGCATTCGCCCAGCGCCGAGAGCTGGACCGACCGGCTCAAAAGCTTTTTCGGCGCCTGATACCGCACGGCGGCGGCCCCGGGCCGGGCCGGGCCGGGGAGCAGCGTGCTGGTGCAGTGACTGGCGCGGCGCTGGACGGCGGCTTGGGGCGTGAATCCAGACCCGCGAAGGAAACGAATCCCGGCGCCACTTTGGCCCCATGCGATCGGTCTCGTCCGCTGACGCAGCCAGGCACCCCCCTGCTCAAAACTGGATGCCTTGGAACGACAATCGAACCCTATGTGGTCTGCATTCAACCATCGGCAAAATCGGCGCTGGTTCACGAGCGCGACGCCCGGCATGCGTCCGGCGCGCCTGGTGATGATGGTGGCGCTGTTCATCGCCACGCTGGGCAACCTGCCGCTGTGGCGCGCGCTGGCCGGCCTGCCCGAACTCGGCAACACACGCGGCGTGCTGTTCGGTATCGGCTTTGCTGCGGTGATTCTTGGCGCCCTGCTGCTGCTGCTGGCACTGTTCAGCTGGCGTTGGCTGCTCAAGCCGGCACTCACGCTCTGCCTGCTGGCCGCCGCCGCCGGCGCCTATTTCATGTTGGCCTACGGCATCGTGATCGACCGCACGATGCTGGTCAACGTGCTGCTCACCGATTCGCGCGAGGCACGCGAACTCATCAACTGGCAAATGCTGGCCAGCATTGCGCTGATGGGCGTGCTGCCCGCGCTGTGGGTTTGGCGGCAACGCCTGGCTTGGCCGACCTGGCCGCGCCAGGCGCTGCGCAATCTGGGCCTGGCGCTGTTCGGCCTGGCGTTGGCGGTGGCCGCGCTGCTGGCCACGTTTCAGGACTTTGCGTCCGTGATGCGCAACCACACCCAGGTGCGCTACCTCATCAACCCTCTCAATTCGTTCTACGCACTGGCCATCCTGCCGCAACAGCCGGTGCAGCGCAGCGGCCAAAACGTCGAGCCGATCGGCCAGGATGCGCGCTTGTCCAACCCGGCGCCGGATGCCAGGCCACCGCTGATCATCGCGGTGCTGGGCGAAACCGCGCGCGCCGACCACTTCGGGCTCAACGGCTACGCGCGCGACACCACGCCGCGCCTGGGCGCCGAGCCGGGCGTGGCGAGCCTGCGCAACGTGTGGTCGTGCGGCACCAACACCGCGGCATCGGTGCCGTGCATGTTCTCGCCCCTGGGGCGCGAAGCTTTCAACGACCGCAAGGCCAACTACGAGGGCTTGGTGGACGTGCTGCAGCGCGCCGGCTTAGCGGTGCTGTGGATCGACAACCAGCCGGGCGGCTGCAAGGGTGTGTGCGACCGCGTGCCGCGCGTGAACTACCGCGAGTTGCAGACGCCTGGGCTGTGCCAGGGCGACGAATGCCTGGACGAAGCCATGCTCAAAAATCTGGACGAGCGCATCGCACAGCTGCCGCCCGAGCGCCGGGAACGGGGCGTGGTGGTGTTCATGCACCAAATGGGCAGCCACGGGCCGGCGTATTACCTGCGTTCGCCCGAGCGGCTGAAGCGCTTCACGCCGGAGTGCCGCAACCACGCGCTGCAGCAGTGCCAGCGCGAGCAGATCGTCAACGCCTACGACAACACCATCGCCTACACCGACGCGTTCCTCGGCATGGCCATCGACTGGCTGAAGCAGCGCCAGGACCGCTACGCACCGGCCATGGTGTACCTGTCCGACCATGGCGAGTCGCTGGGCGAGAACAACCTGTATCTGCACGGGCTGCCATACCGCATCGCCCCGCCCGAGCAAAAGCGCGTGCCGTGGATCACCTGGCTTTCGCCGGCCTTCAGCCAGCAGACCCGCATCACCAGCGACTGCGTGGCCGCGCGGCGCGACCAGCAGCTGTCGCATGATCATTACTTTCATTCGATGCTCGGCCTGCTGGGTGTGCAGACCGCGCTGCACCAGCCGGGGAGCGACATCTATGGATCATGTCGCACACCCTGACCATCGCTGCATTTTTGATAGCTGCTTGCGCTTTTCGGGGGCCGGTTTGATCGACTTTTCGTCCCCACGTAGAACAGGCGGTCCTGCCGGCTTTGCGGCCTCAACCCCGAACAGGGGCACTCCAACGCTCGCGCCAAAAACCCATGCACCGGGCTCCCTGCTCGTTCGCATTTGATTCGTCGTGCCGGCACGGTGAAGCCGACAGCTGGGTCACCGAATCACTATCAAAAGAAGAGCTCCTCGCGCTTTATTTGCGGGCTCTGGAAGCATGTTTGACCAGGATCTGGCCTGCTGCCGCGGCGTGTAGTCGCACCGCCCCGTCAGAGTACCCCTAGACCACCTGCCTGAAGCGCCAAAACCACCGCCTGCGCTTGTCTGTCAAGCGCAGGCAGC belongs to Ottowia testudinis and includes:
- a CDS encoding phosphoethanolamine transferase; the protein is MWSAFNHRQNRRWFTSATPGMRPARLVMMVALFIATLGNLPLWRALAGLPELGNTRGVLFGIGFAAVILGALLLLLALFSWRWLLKPALTLCLLAAAAGAYFMLAYGIVIDRTMLVNVLLTDSREARELINWQMLASIALMGVLPALWVWRQRLAWPTWPRQALRNLGLALFGLALAVAALLATFQDFASVMRNHTQVRYLINPLNSFYALAILPQQPVQRSGQNVEPIGQDARLSNPAPDARPPLIIAVLGETARADHFGLNGYARDTTPRLGAEPGVASLRNVWSCGTNTAASVPCMFSPLGREAFNDRKANYEGLVDVLQRAGLAVLWIDNQPGGCKGVCDRVPRVNYRELQTPGLCQGDECLDEAMLKNLDERIAQLPPERRERGVVVFMHQMGSHGPAYYLRSPERLKRFTPECRNHALQQCQREQIVNAYDNTIAYTDAFLGMAIDWLKQRQDRYAPAMVYLSDHGESLGENNLYLHGLPYRIAPPEQKRVPWITWLSPAFSQQTRITSDCVAARRDQQLSHDHYFHSMLGLLGVQTALHQPGSDIYGSCRTP
- the dnaJ gene encoding molecular chaperone DnaJ, producing MAKRDYYEVLGVPKNASDEEIKKAYRKLAMKYHPDRNQGGAAVEAEVKFKEAKEAYEMLSEPQKRAAYDQYGHAGVDPNMRGGAEGFGGFAEAFGDIFGDIFGQQRGGRGGQQMYRGADLSYAMEITLEEAAAGKDAQIRIPSWDECDTCHGSGAKPGTSASTCGTCHGQGVVQMRQGFFSVQQTCPHCRGTGKLIKDPCGVCHGQGKVKNQKTLEVKIPAGIDDGMRIRSAGNGEPGTNGGPPGDLFIEIRLKKHAIFERDGDDLHCVVPISFAAAALGGEIEVPTLNGKAAIDIPDGTQAGKQFRLRGKGIKGVRGSYPGDLYCHISLETPVKLTEHQRKLLKEFDESLKKGGAKHSPSAESWTDRLKSFFGA